Proteins found in one Hevea brasiliensis isolate MT/VB/25A 57/8 chromosome 18, ASM3005281v1, whole genome shotgun sequence genomic segment:
- the LOC131176092 gene encoding 3,9-dihydroxypterocarpan 6A-monooxygenase-like, whose translation MATSSVLFTWIIVVLLVRTLVKIITNSCARTRQPPGPPSLPIIGHLHLLSSNLPKSLQILASRYGPIMQILMGGKPVVVVSDAKTAKEILKTHDVDFASKYVLGFGLSKFNIYDGNSFINSQYGTYWRFMKKLCRTQLFAGPQLDLFIHIREQETLKLLKSLVERSREGEPCDLGMEISNLANNIICKMTLGQRCAEDPNLPMKIRKSIGAIMEYTAKLSFTQVFGPLKKFDLSGNGKKLISVTWEFDGLMEQLFKEYEDSRINDSGQEENDLISILLETYRDTSAELKITRNQIKTFFLEIFLAGVDTTAATIQWAIAELINNPKILKKLREEIDSEVGSSRLVKESDIQNLPYLEAIVKETLRKHPPGPLLRRECNTDTKINKYEIETGTKILVNAYAIMQDPNIYNEPDKFIPERFLVDHQEMDFYGQDLHFLPFGSGRRACIGISHALIVTNVTIASLIQCFDWKLKDGDKYDIKLTTGYSGAMALPLVCYPITRFDPFKE comes from the exons ATGGCAACTAGTAGTGTTCTCTTCACTTGGATCATTGTTGTTCTTCTGGTGCGAACCTtagtcaaaataattacaaattcTTGCGCCAGGACTCGCCAACCTCCAGGTCCTCCATCTCTACCCATCATAGGCCACCTTCACTTGCTAAGCTCTAATTTACCAAAATCTCTTCAAATCCTAGCTAGCCGCTATGGCCCAATCATGCAGATCCTAATGGGAGGAAAGCCTGTTGTTGTAGTATCAGACGCAAAAACAGCCAAAGAAATTTTGAAAACCCATGACGTTGATTTTGCTTCTAAGTATGTTCTTGGTTTCGGTctctcaaaattcaacatataTGATGGGAATAGCTTCATCAACAGCCAATATGGCACGTACTGGAGGTTCATGAAGAAGCTATGCAGGACACAGCTATTTGCAGGGCCACAGCTTGACCTGTTTATCCATATTCGAGAGCAAGAAACGCTAAAGCTTTTAAAATCACTAGTGGAGAGATCTAGAGAAGGAGAACCCTGTGATTTAGGTATGGAAATATCAAACTTGGCAAATAATATTATTTGCAAGATGACACTGGGCCAAAGATGTGCAGAAGACCCTAATTTACCCATGAAGATAAGGAAATCGATTGGAGCCATAATGGAATATACAGCAAAGCTAAGCTTCACTCAAGTCTTTGGGCCTTTGAAGAAATTTGATCTCTCTGGAAATGGGAAAAAGCTTATATCAGTGACTTGGGA a TTCGACGGGCTAATGGAGCAGCTCTTCAAGGAGTATGAAGATAGCAGAATTAATGATTCAGGACAAGAAGAGAATGATTTGATAAGCATATTGTTGGAGACCTACAGAGACACAAGTGCCGAACTGAAAATAACCAGAAATCAGATCAAAACTTTCTTCCTT GAAATATTCTTGGCGGGTGTGGATACTACAGCAGCAACTATACAATGGGCCATTGCAGAGCTAATCAACAATCCAAAGATATTGAAGAAGCTAAGAGAGGAGATAGACTCAGAGGTGGGATCAAGCAGGCTAGTTAAAGAATCAGACATCCAAAATCTTCCATACTTGGAAGCCATCGTCAAAGAAACACTGAGAAAGCATCCTCCAGGACCCTTACTCCGTAGAGAATGTAACACGGACACCAAGATCAATAAATATGAGATAGAAACAGGTACTAAGATCCTCGTCAATGCCTATGCCATCATGCAGGACCCTAACATCTACAATGAACCTGATAAGTTCATACCAGAGAGGTTCTTGGTAGATCATCAAGAAATGGACTTTTATGGTCAGGATCTTCATTTCCTTCCATTTGGTAGCGGAAGGAGAGCTTGCATTGGAATATCACATGCTTTGATTGTGACAAATGTGACGATTGCATCTCTCATACAGTGTTTTGATTGGAAGTTGAAAGATGGAGACAAATATGATATTAAATTAACCACAGGATATTCTGGAGCTATGGCACTCCCTCTTGTGTGTTATCCCATCACACGTTTTGATCCCTTCAAGGAATAA